From one Leguminivora glycinivorella isolate SPB_JAAS2020 chromosome 5, LegGlyc_1.1, whole genome shotgun sequence genomic stretch:
- the LOC125226229 gene encoding cuticle protein 8-like, with translation MFSKIVAFGALLAAASAGHLDYGHAVSSQSIVRHDEGHYAPAHYAAPAHYAPAHYAAPLVHAAPVAHYAAPIAHYAPAAHYDGHDEYAHPKYDYAYSVSDPHTGDHKSQHESRDGDAVHGYYELVQPDGSVRKVEYTADDHNGFNAVVHNSAPAIHAAPAHDYHHY, from the exons ATGTTCAGCAAA ATCGTAGCTTTCGGTGCCCTCTTGGCCGCAGCCAGCGCTGGCCACCTTGACTACGGCCACGCCGTGTCTTCCCAAAGCATCGTCCGCCATGACGAGGGTCATTACGCCCCGGCTCACTACGCCGCCCCGGCTCACTACGCCCCAGCTCACTACGCCGCCCCCCTAGTCCACGCCGCCCCTGTTGCTCACTACGCTGCCCCTATTGCCCACTACGCCCCTGCCGCCCATTACGATGGCCATGATGAATAC GCTCACCCCAAATACGACTACGCGTACTCCGTGTCGGACCCGCACACCGGCGACCACAAGTCGCAGCACGAGTCCCGCGACGGTGACGCCGTGCACGGCTACTACGAGCTGGTGCAGCCCGACGGCTCCGTGCGCAAGGTCGAGTACACCGCCGATGACCACAATGG TTTCAACGCTGTGGTGCACAACTCCGCCCCCGCCATCCACGCCGCCCCCGCCCACGATTATCACCATTATTAA